The Nitrospira sp. sequence GACGAACTGTGGCAGGCCGGTCAGCCGTCGATCCGGACCATCGGCTTGCGGAATCGAGAAGCCGTCGGTGGGAGAATCTCCGGGGTCCGGCAATCGATGGCCGAGCAGTGGGTCGCTTTCGCCGGTGAGCCCGGCAAACTTGCTCCCGATCAACCACGCGCTTTGCACGAACTCGAACTGGCGCTTGATATTGGCCACAAGGCAGATGAAATAGATCCCGGTCTCTGTGCAGGGCGAGGATTGCGTCGCGGACAGCTCAGGCGTGACGCCTGCACCGAATGTTCGCCCACGGCGAAGCAGGCGATGAAAGCGTGTCGATGCGACCAAATCCTGTTCCAGCGCCGCTGCGTTGAATCCCAACATGCGCCACAGACGCGAGAGGATTCCCCCCGGGCCGCCCGGCAAATCCGCATTGCGCGGATTGGTCCGGCGAATGTGAGCGCCCAACGGGCAGCGCAGCCCTCGCGGATCAGCTCCGTAGGTGAAGTCGTTCAGTTTTGATTGCTGCGCGGGAGGGTCGCCGGCGACTGAGTCCTCGCTTGGCGCGATCAGAGGTTCGCCGTTTTTCTTCCGGCCAACCATCGCGGCGGCGAGTTGCTCTCGCACGTCCGTATTGCCTTCCGCTTGCCGGTCCAGTTCGCGCCAGAAGCCTTGCACGTCCTGGTGAAGTTGACGCAACACGAGATAGCAGCCGTTGCGTCCGAGGTCGGCTTGGTCCGGCGCGTCTTCGGCTCTCGGCAGGAGAGCATCGGGGTCACGCCGTGGAGTAAGCAGCGGACGCGGTGTGTAGAGCCCGTATTCGTTGGGATAGCCGAGCAGGAACTCGCCGAGGCAACTCACGTTGCTGTACTCGAGCTGGTCCTGGTCGCGCACCGGGCGCTTGCGCTCCCAATCGATTTGCGGTTGCGAGATGCCGTCGACGAATCCAAACGGTTCCACGCCATGTAAATCGGATGTCGACAGGCGTTCGATGCGCATGAATCCGGCCTCGCATTGCGCTTCGATCTCCTGTTCCCACGCCGCCAGTCGCCCGGAACGGGCATATAGAAACACGGCGACGTGCGGCACCCGCTCCCCGGCGCCCCATTGCCATCCGCTTGGATCATTGGCGCCGATATCTCCCAGACGGCGCGCGCGTGCGGCATCACTCGCCATGCCGGCGACAAATTCAGCTGAAAACTCCGCGAGCAGATCGGGGGCGAACTCCAATGCACGCAGTCCCTCGCTCGTCAGGGCGACGTGGAGCGCAGTCTCGGGCAGTGGATCGGCCTTGACGGCGCTCGTTAGCGGTGCCTGCGCCAGCCACGCGCGCGCAGCGGCCGGATCCTTGACGCGCAGTAGGAGAAAACACGCTTCCGTCAGGTGCTTGTACCCGAACCGCACCAGGCCCTGAACGTCGTCCAGTTCCACAGACCTCCCCTGACTCAGGATTGTGCTCATAGCAGCTGTAACCAGGCTTGAGCCTGCGTATCGGTCACGTGCGCAAGCTCCAGCCCTTCCCTGATGCGCTGGTTGCGCTTGAGGTTGACCAGGGCCAGGCCCGGGTAGGCCTGGTACCAGACCTGTGTCGGCAACTGATGGCGCCGCTGGTAGTGCTTGAACTTATTCTCAATGCGTGCCCCGCGCGCGACCAGCCATCGCGTGCGCGGCCAGCCCACGCCATGGCTGAAAGCGAGATTCAGGCCCCACGCCACCTTGTTGATGAAGTCGTCCATGTAGGCCTCGTGGCCTCCGTCATAGTTGCTGGTGAAGACGAGCCGGCGCTTGTCGTCGAGAAAGGCCCAGAACGCGAAGTGAATCGTCTGCACGCGTGCGAGAAACCCGCGCGTGAAGACATGGCGACAGGTATAGTCGATCAGCACCAGCAGCACAGTCACGAGCCAGCGGCGAAACAGCCCCGGCTTGACCGAGCCGAACGCCGTGTACTGGTTGGTCACGTCGTGGTCTTCCAGATGTTGCAATTCCAGGAGCGCCGCGCGGTCAGGGGGCGGGCATATTTCGGCGTCGCTGTTCTCTTTCGTTCGCAAGATGAAGATCAAGAGCGGCGACAGGACGATCAGAAACGGCAGCAGGATCAGGCCCGCCAGCGGAATCGCAACGAGATGGAGAAACTTGGCGATATGCCAACGCAGTGGTGTCGGCTCAGGCGGCGTCAGGCCAAGCCTTCCAGCGCTGACTTCAGCATCGACGAAGTCGATCAACTCGCGCCGGAGTTGCTGAGCTTGCGTGGCCGATGCGAGCGACGCGCGCGGCACTTTTTCGGCGAGAGCACGTTGCAGTGCGCTTTCCTCCTTGACTTGCCGTACCGTGCGACCGACCCAGTTGATGTAGTTGGCCGCGAGTCGAGATTGATGCGCTTGCATCCAGGGTAGTAGATCCTCATCCACCTTGAAGCCGTCGCAGTGCATGAAGATTCGGCGCAACCCCGTATCCGCGCGCCGAGCCAGATCGGCGATGCACTCGCCTGCTGATCCGTCGCAGCTGCCGATAAACGCAAGGTGGACGGGCAGGCTCGGGCGCGGGACACCGTGCGCTTCAACGTCGCCGAGCGTGGGATCGTCCAGCACCACCAGCCGTGCGAAATGGAGGTGTTCGAACTGTCCGAATGGCAAGACCGCGTTCATTGGGTCGGCCAGACCCGGTTTCGAATTCATCGTGTTCAGCAGGTCCCGCAGACTGCGGTCCCGGCCTGGCGTGACCTGCGCCACCAGCATGAATTGGGACTGCGGAGTCACGGTATCACCCATCTCGTGGCAGTCTTGGCTATCGGCCTATCCACGGTGTGCTCCCGATCCCGATGCCACGGTTGGTTCACGACGGGGTGCGAGGCAGGCCGGTAAGGTGTCGTAGTCCTGTCGCAGCAAATCTTCCGGGTTAAATGTTGCACCCCGTGTTCGGTGGATCGCCGCCGCTGTTTCCTTGCGAAGCATCTGCAGATCTGGATGACTCTTCCACTGGTCCAGGCTCACTCGGTGATGCCATAGATGCATGGCCGGCGGCATCGGCGCTTCCAGCTGTGCGGGACCGGCAAGATCCCACATACCTAACCGCACGAAGATCCGTTCGGCACATTGCGATAAATTCGCCTCGACTTCGGCAGGAGATCCATGGAGAAAGTTCGGGGGGAAACTATCCTCTCCATGATGGCAGGCACCACAATACTGATGGAATGTCTTGTGTCCGCCGATCGGTGAAGCCTCGTGTGCGACACGGGGTCTGGCATGAGAGGCAACTTCGTCGTCCACCGGGAGGGGCATGCCACGATCATCCAGACAGCAGCGAGCGGCGACCGGAACGCCCAATTGCTGATCGAGTGCCGCCAAGAGTGTCACACGGCGGAAGGGCTGGTTTGCGAACACATCGGTTCGGCCCATCAAGGTCTCTCGTGCCATTGCGCCTACCGCATATTTGAACCGCTCAGGTTGCCGATGTGCCACGTGTTCCAGTCGATTGAGGTCCGCTCTAGTGAAAAACTGCGCGAACGTAGCGAGGACTCGTTCGAGTGTCGGTGGGGTATCGGGGACGGTCCACACTTCCAGTGGTTCTCGCGGCAGCGTCGGTTCGTGCGGCCCGCGAAACAAGGATCGTGCTTCACCTCCCTCCAGGGCAGTGGCTTCCACCTCACTGAGCCCTGGAAACTCGCTTACCGCCACATATCGAAACGGATTGCGGTTAGGGATATCCGGATTGGGAATGGACAGCCCTCGCGGCCAGCGTGCTCGCCACGCGGCAAGGAAGGATGGTGGCTCCACGCGGATATCTCCAGTTTGCCAATCCCGGACCGATCCTTTTGACATCGCATACCGGAGCAGCCACTCGATCAGTTCGGCTCGACACCTGATCGACTGTTCCGGTCGATCGGCCTGTTCGCATCCCTCGCGCCAGAGCAGGTGGGCCAGCGAAATCTCGTTGGCTCGGTCCGTGGCGTCATCGAAGGCCTGTAGCACGCCCACCCCTTGTCGAATGGGAAAGCCGTGATATTGGCGGCGTTGATGCGCAATGAGCGCGGCGATTTTGGGATTCACGTTGGTTTCATCCCACATGGGACGGGAAAAGATGGGGCTCTGATTCTGGTGGCAGGCGGTGCAGAGTGCACGATTGGCATACCGGACAGTCGGCGTTCCACCGGCCAGATAGCCGCTGACAATCTGAAACTCGAACCGGCCCGCCGCCTCGTTATAGCTGATGATCTCCAATACAGCCGTCTTTTCGTGGTAGCCGATGAAGAGCCGATCTTTGAGATGGAGGCTCGACGCGCCTGCGGCCGAATCGGCTTCCGTATCGACGGCGAGCACAGCTCGCGGATAGGTAAAGTACTCGCCGTCGCCGGCCCGCCGCTGCAGCGAGCGGTTGACGGGAATCAGCAATCGCTTCAGGGCCGGCTGTGCGCGTTCGGAATGGAGGTGCGATTCAATCCGAGCCAACAGAGCGGAGAACGGAAATGGAATGTCATAGATCCTCTTACCGTTCACGTTCTTTGTAATAAGGAAATCAAACAGAGATCGCCCAATCGGTGGAAGGTTCGTTCCTGGTTCGGTCGGATCGACAACCCATGGTGGTATCGTGGAGCTGGGAGGCGAAAGAGCAGCAGATTGTGCAGCCTTGGCCGGCCGTTGGTCAGCAGACGTTCCTGCATCTCGGGGATCACATCCTGAAACCAATACCGTGATCATGACCATACATCCCAATCTCGTCGCCCACGGTCTGGCCATTCGTCGCATGGTTTGTCCGTTTGACATTCGCAATCACTGGGTTTCCGCTACCCGGGCATGTTGGTTGCCCGGCTTGTTGGTCATCGCCGTCATGCGTTGATTGCCGATCCAACAGTCTTCAGTGATGGCCCCAGAGCCGACAAAGCCAAGTGCCTCCTTCTCCGCGACCGCTTTGTTATAGAGGGTGAAATTCAATGCGAAGACCTTTCTGATGTAGGCACGCCCAAGATAGAACCCGGGGCGAACCATGCGAATCTCGTCGCGTATCTCCAAGCCTTCCCGTCCGGCCAGCACGTCCGGCATCTCACGGTAGCCAGGCAGGTCGTCCGTAAAGGCATAGTCGATGATGATGGATTCTCGACGCCCATCCAGCAGGCTCTGACCACAATAGAGTTTCGCGGGGAACAACAACCAGGCATCCTTGCCGTCTACGTCCAGTTTTTGGATCCTCTCGATGTCGGGACCCACAATCGGCTTCAGGATGAGCAGATCCTCGATGCGATTTCGAAGGACTCCTTCGCTGCGATAAAAGACCTTCCCTTTCCAGATAAATTCACCGATGTGCTCGAGTGTGGCGGCCTTGAGGTCGACGATGAATCCTTTGATGCCTCCTCCGACGATTTCGGCAAGGCGGGCCCGTTCGGTCGATCCCTTCGGGAAAAACATTTGCCCATCGTACACCCCATCCGGAACCGGGCCGGCTGTCAGCCGGGCATAGATCTGATCGACCTGTTCCTGAGTGGCCCCCTTGAGATTGTCCGGCGTGATCTTCATGAGATCGGCCGGTTTGAGGGGGGACTCGTGCTCCAGTCGGGCCAAGTCGATCTTGTCGGAATATCGTTCGCCGCTCTGTGCAAATGGAATCGGCGGCGGATCTGGGTTACACCCAAGGAGAACGGTTTGGCTTACCATCAGGCCGATCGACATCAACCATCGTATGCGTCGCATTGTGATCACCTCTTCCCAGGGTTCATGCCATCAGAGTGTCGCGAGGAACGCTGTCAGCGCATCCTTCTCCTGATCCGAGAGATCCTCGCCGAATCGGTGCCCATCGTTTTCGATGACCGCGAGACTGTTACTGTAGATCTCGCGCAATTCCGCTCCCGCCTCGAGTATCGATCCCGGTTTCGCGATCAGCTCCGTGCCCTTGTCTTGGATCGTTTTGGCGATCCGTTCGCCTTTTTCCGCTCCATACCGGCCGGCGTACTTGGTTTTCAGTTTGTCGAAATCTACCCGCGCCATGACGAGGTCTCCCACCAGCTCCTTATGGCGGAAGTTCCCAATGCGCGCGGCCGGCGTGCCGACCGGAAAGCGAATGGCCGTGTCAATAAAACGCTCCTGCTTGTCGTCACCC is a genomic window containing:
- a CDS encoding peroxidase, with product MSTILSQGRSVELDDVQGLVRFGYKHLTEACFLLLRVKDPAAARAWLAQAPLTSAVKADPLPETALHVALTSEGLRALEFAPDLLAEFSAEFVAGMASDAARARRLGDIGANDPSGWQWGAGERVPHVAVFLYARSGRLAAWEQEIEAQCEAGFMRIERLSTSDLHGVEPFGFVDGISQPQIDWERKRPVRDQDQLEYSNVSCLGEFLLGYPNEYGLYTPRPLLTPRRDPDALLPRAEDAPDQADLGRNGCYLVLRQLHQDVQGFWRELDRQAEGNTDVREQLAAAMVGRKKNGEPLIAPSEDSVAGDPPAQQSKLNDFTYGADPRGLRCPLGAHIRRTNPRNADLPGGPGGILSRLWRMLGFNAAALEQDLVASTRFHRLLRRGRTFGAGVTPELSATQSSPCTETGIYFICLVANIKRQFEFVQSAWLIGSKFAGLTGESDPLLGHRLPDPGDSPTDGFSIPQADGPDRRLTGLPQFVTVQGGAYFFLPGIRALRYLAKAR